A window of Luteitalea sp. contains these coding sequences:
- a CDS encoding TonB-dependent receptor, translated as MTGPRFPLRVVSILAVLGILFAPAHAAAQGAVGTLLGNVRDETGSAVPGATITATEVRTNISRHTQSNEAGNYTFTNLASGLYRVDCELVGFRKFSREALEVNVNTTVRVDIGLIVGQLEESVTVTGEAPMLQTDRSDTGRIIDSTQITQMPLGFNRNFQGMLITVPGASRPFRPHSEFFNSQDSLSSNINGQSRQANNVQLEGTANSDNSGSLTMMIPSAEAIETVAVSTSNYDAEFGRAGGAVMNVTLKSGTNNLSGSIFSFGNTEATIARNPFSSLPPAETKYMQTGFTLGGPILRNKLFYFGDYVRTFDDSGRLTQAHLPEPAFRTGDFSGAPTIIYDPATGNPDGTGRTPFPNNQIPAHRLSPITQKLLANIPMPNIAGAPLGATNFAKPYVREKRANQYDLKVTYQAAANDLLSVRYSHQNAATYDPATFGIWGGIKPFAGYGTNPTHNMAANYNRVWSSTLIQEVRIGRTWHHNEAVSDAHGLNTSDDVGIRGVNLNEFTSGIATMDVGGYSGTLIGFSNSLPWDRAEKTWTTATTITTILGNHTLKIGGELRHNRFFLLQVQDNGGPRGIFRFRGAATAIPSDTRAQNGYANALAAFLLDAPQSLARDLITDVDPGGRHWGAFSFIHNKWQMRPDITIDIGLRHEYYTPLLGLADRGGMASYDPDNNTLRVAGYGEVPNDLGVQSYWTNFSPRTGVSWRVSETNVVRAGYGVSALPWPGSYGLNYPVKQNNQLNPANSFVTAGSMAAGLPSPNFATIPESGIIPAAPFKAQGLTVVPANRRDGRLHSWNAAYQMTLPGAFTAEVAYVGNRGQDILAGIDLNAGYVLGADNAGRPLFSKFGRTASTGSVTPVKSSYHSMQVKVDRRMRAGLQVTNSYTLGRARSYSSGDGGPSISTPADFDRGWDRPIFDSTHSLTSSFVYLLPWGPRGSWLRQGVAGKVLGDWQITGLFSAISGRPIDFTASAAGLRAPGNIQTPNASGTPDVLGGIGSNALWFDTSVFSAPAAGTWGNVQRRSLLTGPAYVNVDASIVKIIRFGSRHAEVRADFFNALNRPHYANPNGQLGNGNFGRITGILPLSERVIRFGGRFLF; from the coding sequence ATGACAGGTCCACGCTTTCCGCTGCGCGTTGTCTCGATACTCGCTGTGCTTGGGATCCTGTTCGCGCCAGCCCACGCCGCCGCGCAAGGAGCCGTGGGCACATTGCTCGGTAACGTCAGAGACGAGACCGGCAGCGCCGTGCCCGGTGCGACGATTACGGCGACCGAAGTCCGCACCAACATCAGTCGACACACCCAGTCCAACGAGGCCGGCAATTATACCTTTACCAACCTCGCGTCAGGGCTATACCGCGTCGACTGCGAGCTCGTCGGATTTCGGAAGTTCAGCCGCGAAGCCCTCGAGGTCAATGTCAATACGACGGTCCGCGTGGATATCGGATTGATCGTCGGCCAACTGGAAGAGTCTGTCACCGTCACCGGCGAGGCCCCGATGCTGCAGACCGATCGTTCCGACACCGGTCGCATCATCGACAGCACGCAGATCACGCAGATGCCGCTCGGGTTCAACCGGAACTTCCAGGGCATGCTCATCACGGTGCCTGGCGCGTCGCGTCCCTTCCGTCCGCATTCCGAGTTCTTCAACTCGCAGGACAGCCTGTCGAGCAATATCAACGGCCAATCACGGCAGGCGAACAATGTGCAGCTGGAAGGCACGGCAAACAGCGACAACAGTGGGTCGCTGACCATGATGATTCCGTCGGCAGAGGCCATCGAGACGGTTGCCGTCAGCACCAGCAACTACGACGCAGAGTTCGGCAGAGCCGGCGGCGCCGTGATGAACGTCACACTCAAGTCAGGGACGAATAATCTCAGCGGCTCGATATTCAGCTTCGGCAACACTGAGGCCACCATCGCACGGAACCCATTCTCCTCATTGCCCCCGGCCGAGACGAAGTACATGCAGACAGGCTTCACCCTCGGCGGGCCGATCCTCCGGAACAAGCTGTTTTACTTCGGGGATTACGTGCGGACGTTCGACGACAGCGGGCGCCTCACGCAGGCGCACCTGCCGGAGCCCGCATTCCGAACCGGCGATTTCAGCGGGGCGCCAACGATCATCTACGATCCGGCGACCGGCAATCCCGACGGTACGGGACGGACGCCGTTTCCGAATAATCAGATCCCGGCCCATCGCCTCAGCCCTATCACCCAGAAGCTTCTCGCCAACATCCCGATGCCGAATATCGCGGGCGCGCCGCTGGGCGCGACCAATTTCGCGAAACCGTACGTGCGGGAGAAGCGGGCGAATCAGTACGATCTCAAGGTCACCTACCAGGCGGCGGCGAACGACCTCCTGTCGGTGCGCTACAGCCATCAGAACGCGGCAACCTATGACCCGGCGACCTTCGGCATCTGGGGCGGCATCAAGCCGTTTGCAGGCTATGGCACCAATCCTACGCATAACATGGCCGCCAACTACAACCGGGTGTGGTCGTCGACGCTGATTCAGGAGGTCCGCATCGGCAGGACGTGGCACCATAACGAGGCGGTGTCAGACGCCCACGGGCTGAACACGTCCGACGATGTTGGCATTCGCGGCGTGAACCTGAACGAGTTTACGAGCGGCATCGCCACTATGGACGTCGGCGGTTACAGCGGCACACTGATCGGCTTCTCGAACTCGCTGCCGTGGGACCGCGCCGAGAAAACGTGGACGACGGCCACTACGATCACCACAATTCTCGGCAACCATACGCTGAAGATCGGCGGCGAGCTGCGCCACAACCGCTTCTTTCTGCTGCAGGTGCAGGACAACGGTGGGCCGCGCGGCATCTTCCGCTTCCGCGGCGCGGCAACGGCCATCCCAAGCGACACCAGGGCGCAGAACGGCTACGCGAATGCGCTGGCAGCCTTCCTCCTCGATGCGCCGCAGAGTCTCGCGCGAGACCTGATCACCGACGTCGACCCGGGCGGCCGCCACTGGGGCGCTTTTTCGTTCATCCACAACAAATGGCAGATGCGGCCTGACATAACCATCGACATCGGCCTGCGCCATGAGTACTACACGCCGCTCCTCGGCCTGGCCGATCGCGGCGGTATGGCGAGCTACGACCCGGACAACAACACTCTCCGCGTCGCCGGCTATGGCGAGGTCCCCAATGATCTTGGCGTGCAGAGCTACTGGACAAATTTCAGCCCGCGCACTGGGGTGTCCTGGCGTGTGAGCGAGACCAACGTCGTGCGCGCCGGCTATGGAGTCAGCGCGCTGCCGTGGCCTGGCTCCTACGGCTTGAACTACCCGGTCAAGCAGAACAATCAGCTCAACCCGGCGAATAGCTTCGTGACAGCCGGGTCGATGGCTGCTGGTCTGCCGTCGCCCAACTTCGCCACGATTCCGGAGTCCGGCATTATTCCGGCCGCGCCCTTCAAGGCGCAGGGCCTGACCGTCGTGCCTGCCAACCGGCGAGACGGACGGTTGCACTCGTGGAACGCTGCCTATCAAATGACACTCCCAGGTGCGTTCACGGCTGAAGTCGCCTATGTGGGCAATCGCGGGCAGGACATTCTTGCCGGCATCGACCTGAATGCAGGATACGTTCTTGGCGCGGACAACGCCGGGCGGCCACTATTCTCGAAATTCGGTCGAACCGCCAGCACCGGCAGCGTCACGCCAGTCAAGTCGAGTTACCATTCGATGCAGGTCAAAGTCGACCGCCGCATGAGGGCCGGCCTGCAGGTGACCAACTCATATACGCTGGGCCGCGCGCGCAGTTACTCCAGCGGGGATGGCGGTCCTTCCATCTCTACGCCCGCCGACTTTGATCGAGGATGGGACCGCCCGATCTTCGATTCCACGCACAGCCTCACGAGCAGCTTTGTGTATCTGCTGCCCTGGGGCCCGCGAGGCTCGTGGCTCAGGCAAGGCGTTGCCGGCAAAGTGCTGGGCGACTGGCAGATCACGGGGCTGTTCTCGGCGATATCCGGAAGGCCTATCGACTTCACCGCCAGCGCAGCAGGCCTGCGCGCTCCGGGCAACATTCAGACGCCCAATGCCAGCGGCACGCCCGACGTGCTCGGCGGCATCGGCTCGAACGCGCTGTGGTTCGACACGTCGGTGTTCTCAGCGCCTGCCGCCGGCACGTGGGGCAACGTGCAGCGCCGCAGTCTGTTGACCGGACCGGCGTATGTCAACGTCGATGCGTCAATCGTGAAGATCATCCGCTTCGGATCGCGCCACGCCGAAGTCCGGGCCGACTTCTTCAACGCGCTGAACCGGCCTCACTACGCGAACCCGAATGGGCAGCTCGGTAACGGGAACTTCGGCCGTATCACGGGAATCCTCCCGCTGAGCGAGCGCGTGATCCGGTTTGGCGGACGCTTTCTGTTCTGA